The following proteins are co-located in the Haloplanus sp. HW8-1 genome:
- the solA gene encoding N-methyl-L-tryptophan oxidase — protein sequence MRSSDERRDVIVVGVGGMGSATAYHLAERGVDVLGLERFDIPHTEGSSHGITRIIRRAYYEHPSYIPLIERAYELWDDLAEETGRPVIHRTGSIDAAPQGHDVFEGSRRSCEEHDIPHEVLTGAELNERFPGYDLPAEYRAVYQEDGGFVVPEQSIVGHVEAAQAAGAEIRAREGVYDWAPTPDGGVRVWTDRDTYEADRLVLAAGAWNYKLADALSGLAVPERQVLAWFQPETPELFDPDHLPVWNIEVPEGRFYGLPIYDVPGFKLGKYHHLDESVDPDDYDTDPGPADEVLLRDFTEKYFPQAAGPTMRLATCMFTNSPDEHFILDTLPDHPQVTVGAGFSGHGFKFATVIGEILADLAADGDTDHPTEMFRLDRFES from the coding sequence ATGCGTTCGAGCGACGAGCGCCGCGACGTCATCGTCGTCGGCGTCGGCGGCATGGGTAGTGCAACCGCGTACCACCTCGCCGAACGAGGGGTTGACGTACTGGGACTGGAGCGGTTCGACATCCCCCACACCGAGGGATCATCCCACGGGATCACCCGTATCATCCGGAGAGCGTACTACGAGCATCCCTCGTACATCCCGCTGATCGAACGGGCGTACGAACTCTGGGACGACCTGGCCGAGGAGACGGGGCGACCGGTCATCCACCGTACCGGGTCCATCGACGCGGCCCCCCAGGGGCACGACGTCTTCGAGGGGTCGCGACGCTCCTGTGAGGAACACGACATTCCACACGAGGTGTTGACGGGGGCTGAACTGAACGAGCGGTTCCCGGGCTACGACCTCCCCGCGGAGTATCGCGCCGTCTATCAGGAGGACGGCGGGTTCGTCGTCCCCGAGCAGTCGATCGTCGGCCACGTCGAGGCCGCACAGGCCGCTGGCGCCGAGATCCGTGCTCGGGAAGGCGTCTACGACTGGGCCCCGACGCCGGACGGCGGCGTCCGCGTCTGGACGGACAGGGACACGTACGAGGCCGACCGGCTCGTCCTCGCCGCCGGCGCCTGGAACTACAAACTCGCCGACGCCCTCTCCGGGCTGGCCGTCCCCGAACGACAGGTGCTCGCGTGGTTCCAACCCGAGACGCCCGAACTGTTCGACCCCGATCACCTCCCGGTGTGGAACATCGAGGTCCCCGAGGGGCGCTTCTACGGCCTGCCGATCTACGACGTGCCGGGATTCAAACTGGGGAAATACCACCACCTCGACGAGTCGGTCGATCCGGACGACTACGACACCGACCCCGGACCCGCCGACGAGGTGCTCCTCCGTGACTTCACGGAGAAGTACTTCCCGCAGGCCGCCGGGCCGACGATGCGCCTCGCGACCTGCATGTTCACGAACTCCCCCGACGAGCACTTCATCCTCGATACGCTCCCCGACCATCCGCAGGTGACCGTCGGCGCGGGCTTCTCGGGGCACGGCTTCAAGTTCGCGACCGTCATCGGCGAAATCCTCGCGGATCTGGCCGCCGACGGCGACACCGACCACCCCACCGAGATGTTCCGACTCGACCGGTTCGAATCATAA
- a CDS encoding BCCT family transporter encodes MADADETTGSMSDGLQVELFHPESDREPGDTNIQALGFDIHPVVFPVALVIIALFIAVTVILGDQAASAYTALFNFIGENFGWFYLLAVNVFIVVLLFFAFSRYGKIKIGGVEAEKEFSDFSWMAMLFSAGMGIGLMFFSVSEPLYYFQNVPGFFGAEAETGAAASAAMAQTFFHWGFHPWAVYGLVGLGLAFFSFNRGLPLTFRSIFWPLLGERIYGWPGHLIDLVTVFATLFGLATSLGLGVAQVNTGLSYVGGDLLGLVSVPTNPLVQVLLIAGITGIATLSVAAGLDGGVKRLSTINLYLMFALLGFLLLVGPTVFILGSWVEGLGAYFNNILALGFFRGTLAPGGGTVTAWTVFYWGWWIAWSPFVGMFIARISKGRTVREFVLGVLVLPAMFSTIWLSTFGGSALYNSIAGNGAALATYNEVGQTVAMFAMLEQFPLGAISGILATLLVITFFVTSSDSGSLVIDHLTSGGKHDVPKVQRIFWAITEGLVAAILLYGGGLTALQTAAITTGLPFAVILCLMCYTVYLGLRNEYEILESEEFAETIEELSDREDVDVVTAGDEMVTDIRDGDDPASSD; translated from the coding sequence ATGGCTGACGCAGACGAAACTACCGGGTCGATGTCCGATGGACTCCAGGTGGAACTGTTCCACCCGGAATCGGACCGCGAACCCGGAGACACCAACATCCAGGCGCTCGGCTTCGACATCCACCCGGTCGTGTTCCCGGTCGCACTGGTCATCATCGCCCTCTTCATCGCCGTCACGGTGATCCTCGGTGACCAGGCTGCGTCGGCGTACACGGCCCTGTTCAACTTCATCGGCGAGAACTTCGGCTGGTTCTACCTACTGGCGGTGAACGTCTTCATCGTCGTCTTGCTGTTTTTCGCGTTCAGCAGGTACGGCAAGATCAAGATCGGCGGCGTCGAAGCGGAAAAGGAGTTCAGCGACTTCTCGTGGATGGCGATGCTGTTCAGCGCCGGCATGGGGATCGGTCTCATGTTCTTCAGCGTCTCCGAACCGCTGTACTACTTCCAGAACGTCCCCGGCTTCTTCGGCGCCGAGGCCGAGACCGGTGCGGCGGCCTCGGCGGCGATGGCCCAGACGTTCTTCCACTGGGGCTTTCACCCGTGGGCCGTCTACGGCCTCGTCGGTCTCGGCCTCGCCTTCTTTTCGTTCAACCGCGGCCTGCCGCTCACCTTCCGGTCGATCTTCTGGCCCCTGCTCGGCGAGCGCATCTACGGCTGGCCGGGCCACCTGATCGACCTCGTCACCGTGTTCGCGACCCTGTTCGGCCTCGCGACGTCGCTCGGCCTCGGGGTGGCCCAGGTCAACACCGGCCTCTCCTACGTCGGCGGCGACCTCCTCGGACTCGTCTCGGTGCCGACCAACCCGCTGGTTCAGGTGCTCCTGATCGCGGGCATCACCGGCATCGCGACCCTCTCGGTCGCCGCGGGCCTCGACGGCGGCGTCAAGCGTCTGAGCACGATCAACCTCTATCTGATGTTCGCGCTGCTCGGGTTCCTGCTGCTCGTGGGCCCGACGGTGTTCATCCTCGGCTCCTGGGTCGAGGGGCTCGGCGCCTACTTCAACAACATCCTCGCGCTCGGGTTCTTCCGTGGCACGCTCGCCCCCGGCGGCGGGACGGTCACCGCGTGGACCGTCTTCTACTGGGGCTGGTGGATCGCCTGGTCGCCCTTCGTCGGCATGTTCATCGCCCGCATCTCGAAGGGCCGCACCGTCCGGGAGTTCGTCCTCGGGGTGCTGGTGTTGCCGGCGATGTTCTCGACCATCTGGCTCTCGACGTTCGGCGGGAGCGCGCTCTACAACTCGATCGCGGGTAACGGTGCGGCGCTCGCCACCTACAACGAGGTCGGTCAGACGGTCGCCATGTTCGCCATGCTCGAACAGTTCCCGCTCGGTGCGATCTCGGGCATCCTCGCGACCCTGCTGGTGATCACCTTCTTCGTCACCTCCTCGGACTCCGGGTCGCTGGTCATCGACCACCTGACCTCGGGCGGCAAGCACGACGTGCCGAAGGTCCAGCGCATCTTCTGGGCGATCACCGAGGGACTCGTCGCCGCCATCCTGCTGTACGGCGGCGGCCTGACCGCCCTGCAGACGGCGGCCATCACGACCGGTCTGCCCTTCGCGGTCATCCTCTGTCTGATGTGTTACACCGTCTACCTCGGGCTCAGGAACGAGTACGAGATCCTCGAATCCGAGGAGTTCGCCGAGACCATCGAGGAACTCTCGGACCGCGAGGACGTCGACGTGGTCACCGCGGGCGACGAGATGGTGACCGACATCCGAGATGGTGACGACCCGGCGAGCAGCGACTGA
- a CDS encoding GcvT family protein, whose translation MSADTTLPESARTVVIGAGAVGCSVAYHLSELGAEDVVAVDQGPLPVTGGSSTHAPGIMFQTSPSKLMTKTAHYTSRLLDDAGVYDEVGGIEVARSEERMDFLQRRVEHATAYGLPDPQLLTPAEVTDHLPLVNEDAILGGYYSPTDGRVDGVAALQWYIEESDADFYGHTSVTDLDVAGGEVTAVETDRGRIECDRCVIATNNWGYRTGQLAGVDLPIAPVEHQYVVTDPLDELAGADPATRVDTGGLEVPGDHRIADAMGRAPHRPVGRDQDHSLYFRTHGDSLGLGSYNHESLSVDPDAMGTNTETRQASVHDFTDEHWERATHPDRDVSPKRAFEELLPVTEDASFEATENGIFVFTPDGMPVLGETAAVDGLWTALAIWWTHSGGYGKILAEWMETGVPKLPDGPVDTGAIHVNRFEPHAGSKDYFVDRGATRYRQVYSIVEPNWQHDDHRGLRRSPFYRQQADLGAEFVQSGGWESAQWYDANADLVDRYADRIPEQAGWRGINRSPIEGAEHLHTREHVSMFDMTSFSSIMVEGGRAGAFLQRVCSNDVDIDVGTVRYSLLLNEGGNVLADVTVVRLDEDEYMVTTGGGNSPGIHGSWLQAHAPETVSVTVEEGARSTIGLWGPKSRLLLQRVTEADVSDDGFPYFSAKRLYVGEVPVIALRVSYVGELGWELWAPAEYGARLWETLWEAGQDLDVRPMGGGALESMRLEKGYRLWGTDIDTDTNPFAAGLPFAVDMDTEFVGRAALAEIRGSGPDSRIVPLTLDDSTDRLLSGRPVTKGGETLGYVQAGDYGYSVGASIGYTYVPSEYADPGTAVQVTCEGETYDATVREEPLFDPGREKILR comes from the coding sequence ATGAGCGCGGACACCACACTCCCGGAGTCGGCACGAACGGTCGTCATCGGCGCCGGGGCAGTCGGCTGTAGCGTCGCGTACCACCTCTCCGAACTCGGTGCCGAGGACGTGGTCGCGGTCGATCAGGGGCCCCTGCCGGTCACCGGCGGATCGTCGACCCACGCCCCCGGCATCATGTTCCAGACGTCGCCGTCGAAGCTCATGACGAAGACCGCTCACTACACCAGTCGACTGCTCGACGACGCGGGCGTCTACGACGAGGTCGGCGGCATCGAAGTCGCCCGATCCGAGGAGCGTATGGACTTCCTCCAGCGGCGGGTCGAACATGCCACCGCCTACGGGCTTCCCGATCCGCAGTTGTTGACCCCCGCGGAGGTCACCGACCACCTCCCGCTGGTGAACGAGGACGCCATCCTCGGCGGGTACTACTCGCCGACCGACGGCCGCGTCGACGGGGTCGCCGCCCTCCAGTGGTACATCGAGGAGTCGGACGCCGACTTCTACGGCCACACGTCGGTGACCGACCTCGACGTGGCCGGCGGCGAGGTGACCGCCGTCGAGACGGACCGGGGCCGCATCGAGTGTGACCGCTGTGTGATCGCCACCAACAACTGGGGCTACCGGACCGGCCAACTCGCCGGTGTCGACCTCCCCATCGCCCCCGTCGAACACCAGTACGTAGTCACGGACCCGCTCGACGAACTGGCGGGTGCGGACCCTGCGACCCGCGTCGACACCGGCGGCCTGGAGGTACCCGGCGACCACCGTATCGCCGACGCCATGGGTCGGGCGCCACATCGCCCGGTCGGCCGCGATCAGGACCACTCGCTGTACTTCCGCACCCACGGCGACAGCCTCGGCCTCGGGTCGTACAACCACGAGTCGCTCAGCGTCGACCCCGACGCGATGGGGACGAACACCGAGACGCGGCAGGCCTCGGTCCACGACTTCACCGACGAACACTGGGAGCGGGCGACCCATCCCGACCGCGACGTCTCGCCGAAACGGGCGTTCGAGGAACTCCTCCCCGTCACCGAGGACGCGTCGTTCGAAGCCACAGAGAACGGTATCTTCGTGTTCACTCCCGACGGCATGCCGGTCCTCGGCGAGACGGCGGCCGTCGACGGACTGTGGACTGCCCTCGCCATCTGGTGGACGCACTCCGGGGGGTACGGGAAGATTCTCGCGGAGTGGATGGAGACGGGCGTGCCGAAACTCCCCGACGGCCCGGTCGACACCGGCGCCATCCACGTCAACCGGTTCGAACCCCACGCCGGCAGCAAGGACTACTTCGTCGACCGCGGCGCGACGCGGTACCGACAGGTGTACAGCATCGTCGAACCCAACTGGCAGCACGACGACCACCGTGGCCTCCGCCGGAGCCCATTCTACCGCCAGCAGGCGGACCTCGGCGCCGAGTTCGTCCAGAGCGGCGGGTGGGAGTCGGCTCAGTGGTACGACGCCAACGCCGACTTGGTCGACCGCTACGCGGACCGCATCCCCGAACAGGCGGGCTGGCGGGGGATCAACCGCTCGCCGATCGAGGGCGCCGAACATCTTCACACCCGAGAGCACGTCTCCATGTTCGACATGACGTCGTTCAGTTCGATCATGGTCGAGGGGGGCCGGGCCGGCGCCTTCCTCCAGCGAGTCTGCAGCAACGACGTCGACATCGACGTTGGCACGGTGCGGTACTCGCTGCTCCTGAACGAGGGTGGCAACGTTCTGGCGGACGTCACCGTCGTCCGCCTCGACGAGGACGAGTACATGGTCACCACCGGCGGCGGCAACTCGCCGGGCATCCACGGGTCCTGGCTGCAAGCCCACGCCCCGGAGACCGTCTCGGTCACCGTCGAAGAGGGCGCCCGCTCTACTATCGGGCTCTGGGGGCCGAAATCGCGGCTCCTCCTCCAGCGCGTCACCGAGGCCGACGTCTCCGACGATGGCTTTCCCTACTTCTCGGCCAAGCGCCTGTACGTCGGCGAGGTGCCCGTAATCGCGCTACGGGTGTCCTACGTCGGCGAACTCGGCTGGGAGTTGTGGGCGCCGGCCGAGTACGGCGCACGCCTCTGGGAGACGCTGTGGGAGGCGGGCCAGGACCTCGACGTGCGCCCGATGGGTGGCGGCGCACTGGAGTCGATGCGTCTGGAGAAGGGCTACCGGCTCTGGGGGACGGACATCGACACCGACACCAACCCCTTCGCCGCAGGCCTCCCGTTCGCCGTCGACATGGACACGGAGTTCGTCGGGCGGGCGGCGCTGGCGGAGATCCGCGGGTCGGGTCCCGACAGCCGTATCGTCCCGCTCACGCTCGACGACTCGACGGACCGCCTGCTGAGCGGCCGCCCCGTCACGAAGGGCGGCGAGACGCTCGGCTACGTCCAGGCCGGTGACTACGGCTACAGTGTCGGCGCGTCCATCGGCTACACGTACGTACCGAGCGAGTACGCGGACCCCGGCACCGCCGTCCAGGTCACCTGCGAGGGCGAGACGTACGACGCCACCGTCCGCGAGGAACCCCTGTTCGATCCGGGTCGGGAGAAGATCCTGCGATAG
- a CDS encoding archaea-specific SMC-related protein, translated as MTADDSNADGDWDGDEDGERLAVSVRNVGGIEHASASFDPGVTVVTGENASNKSSLLGSLGAVLGGSHPPLRGGAETGTVALDLDGERYELDLVREEGETVVAEATPYTGAATLVDCFVRLDEDNPIRRAVVAGSDLHDLLMRPIDTEEIDAEIEELRGRRDNLDERLAALDEQIDTLPELEVRARRLREEHDEVTTRLEEKRAALSEMDRRAAAEETRDLLDDLEDARTERERLRDRQETKRRAIDSLEDDLASVEADLSSLAADVDGGTVRDRLDGVDAELTTLRERKGRLDETIDALRPIVEVNQALLADSRLPEGFDESDVVDRLDPASEAINCWTCGQSVERGEIREQIEAVESILQGKREERKAVEARIEERQRTRADLEARLDERAELEERRRCLERQIEDRERALSGIEERIETVEERIRDLEANLAEAETDDDLLHRHREVSDLEYERGRLERELAAVEDDIEAAEAARSEADSLRAERAEVSDRLADLRERIDRIEREAVETVNECMARVLDRLDYRAIERVWIDRRETDGETAFDLQVVRTTDDGTVYRAAVDTLSKSEREVVGLVIALAGYLVHDVAASVPVVVVDAIEMLDAERIRGLLDFFDEHARYVVAAVLPEEADRLRTTFDTVALETPGIARQ; from the coding sequence ATGACAGCCGACGATTCGAACGCGGACGGGGACTGGGACGGAGACGAGGACGGGGAGAGATTGGCAGTCAGCGTCCGGAACGTCGGCGGCATCGAACACGCATCGGCGAGTTTCGATCCCGGCGTCACGGTCGTCACCGGGGAGAACGCCTCGAACAAGTCCTCGCTACTCGGGAGCCTGGGGGCCGTGCTCGGCGGATCGCATCCGCCGCTCCGAGGTGGGGCCGAGACGGGGACGGTGGCGCTCGACCTCGACGGGGAGCGGTACGAACTCGATCTCGTCCGCGAAGAGGGGGAAACCGTCGTCGCCGAGGCGACGCCGTATACCGGGGCCGCGACGCTCGTCGATTGCTTCGTCCGCCTCGACGAGGACAACCCGATCCGACGGGCCGTCGTCGCCGGGAGCGACCTCCACGACCTGCTCATGCGGCCGATCGACACCGAGGAGATCGACGCCGAGATCGAGGAGTTGCGGGGACGACGGGACAACCTCGACGAGCGACTCGCCGCCCTCGACGAGCAGATCGACACCCTGCCGGAACTGGAGGTTCGCGCCCGGCGGCTCCGAGAGGAGCACGACGAGGTCACGACGCGCCTCGAGGAGAAGCGAGCGGCTCTGAGCGAGATGGATCGCCGGGCGGCCGCCGAGGAGACCCGCGACCTCCTCGACGACCTCGAGGACGCCCGCACGGAGCGGGAACGCCTCCGCGACAGGCAGGAGACCAAACGGCGAGCGATCGACTCCCTCGAGGACGACCTCGCGTCCGTCGAGGCGGACCTGTCGTCGCTCGCGGCGGACGTCGACGGGGGGACCGTCCGTGACCGACTCGACGGCGTGGACGCGGAGTTGACGACCCTCAGGGAGCGCAAGGGACGCCTCGACGAGACGATCGACGCCCTGCGTCCCATCGTCGAGGTGAACCAGGCGTTGCTCGCGGACAGTCGGCTGCCGGAGGGGTTCGACGAGAGCGACGTGGTCGACCGACTCGATCCGGCGTCGGAGGCGATCAACTGCTGGACCTGCGGCCAGTCGGTCGAGCGGGGCGAGATCCGGGAGCAAATCGAGGCCGTCGAGTCGATCCTGCAGGGGAAACGGGAGGAGCGGAAGGCCGTCGAGGCGCGGATCGAGGAGCGTCAACGGACGCGAGCGGATCTCGAAGCGCGACTCGACGAGCGGGCGGAGCTCGAGGAGCGGCGACGGTGCCTCGAACGCCAGATCGAGGACCGCGAGCGGGCGCTCTCGGGGATCGAGGAACGGATCGAGACGGTCGAGGAGCGTATCCGCGACCTGGAGGCGAACCTCGCCGAGGCCGAGACCGACGACGACCTGCTGCATCGCCACCGCGAGGTGAGCGATCTGGAGTACGAGCGCGGCCGACTCGAACGCGAACTCGCGGCGGTCGAGGACGACATCGAGGCCGCGGAGGCCGCCCGGTCGGAGGCCGACTCGCTCCGCGCCGAGCGGGCCGAAGTGAGCGACCGCCTAGCAGACCTCCGCGAGCGGATCGACCGTATCGAACGCGAGGCCGTCGAGACGGTCAACGAGTGTATGGCTCGCGTGCTGGATCGGCTGGACTACCGCGCGATCGAGCGGGTCTGGATCGACCGTCGCGAGACGGACGGCGAGACAGCGTTCGACCTGCAGGTGGTGCGGACGACCGACGACGGCACCGTCTACCGGGCCGCCGTCGACACCCTCAGTAAGAGCGAGCGCGAGGTCGTCGGCCTGGTCATCGCGCTGGCGGGGTATCTGGTCCACGACGTTGCGGCGTCGGTGCCCGTCGTCGTCGTCGACGCCATCGAGATGCTCGACGCCGAACGGATCCGTGGCCTGCTGGACTTCTTCGACGAACACGCCCGCTACGTCGTGGCGGCGGTCCTCCCCGAAGAGGCCGACCGCCTCCGGACGACGTTCGACACCGTCGCCCTCGAAACACCCGGAATCGCCCGTCAGTGA
- a CDS encoding NAD-binding protein, which translates to MATDTDERPDDTALEELFHRPERVPLVYWRAFSGARTAVWVTGAAAVLAFIAGLSHLSQASVVPVGPLAGLLPPGTAAVIPLASILGAFLLTVAAAGLRAGYRLAWYGALVLFPVLLVVPLVTGDATDVALFVGGAVGLPLVTANRSGFDRALDLSPFQTTALLSFVAVQVYGTVGTYAMREDFTGVESLTDAFYYIIVTGTTVGYGDATPTTQVTKLFTLSVIVLGTGAFTVATGSLIVPALESRISSAFGTMTASELTLLEDHVLVLGYGELTEPLLDELDTTTDVVVVTPEADLAATLDDRAVNVLTADPTDEEPLLDARIDAARGVVVATDDDARDALAVVAARQANPDVRIVAAATDQRHVDKLEAVGADVVVSPAVIGGRLLGRTVLGERGASLDGLFDEGASDGTSGE; encoded by the coding sequence GTGGCGACCGATACGGACGAACGGCCGGACGATACGGCTCTCGAAGAGCTGTTTCACCGGCCCGAACGGGTACCGCTCGTCTACTGGCGGGCGTTCTCCGGCGCGCGGACCGCGGTGTGGGTGACTGGCGCGGCCGCCGTGCTCGCCTTTATTGCCGGGCTCTCACATCTCAGTCAGGCGTCGGTCGTCCCGGTGGGACCGCTCGCCGGCCTCCTTCCGCCCGGAACGGCCGCGGTGATACCGCTCGCGAGCATCCTCGGTGCCTTCCTGCTCACCGTCGCCGCCGCGGGACTGCGGGCGGGCTACCGCCTCGCGTGGTACGGGGCGCTCGTCCTGTTTCCGGTCCTCCTCGTCGTACCGCTGGTGACCGGGGACGCCACCGACGTCGCCCTGTTCGTGGGCGGCGCGGTCGGCCTGCCGCTGGTGACGGCGAACCGGAGTGGGTTCGACCGGGCGCTCGACCTCTCCCCGTTCCAGACGACCGCGTTGCTCTCGTTCGTCGCGGTGCAGGTGTACGGCACCGTCGGAACGTACGCGATGCGGGAGGACTTCACGGGCGTCGAGAGCCTGACCGACGCGTTCTACTACATCATCGTCACCGGCACGACAGTCGGCTACGGCGACGCGACGCCGACGACGCAGGTGACCAAACTGTTCACGCTCTCGGTGATCGTCCTCGGGACGGGCGCGTTCACCGTTGCGACGGGGTCGCTGATCGTCCCGGCCCTCGAATCACGGATCTCCAGTGCGTTCGGAACCATGACCGCCTCGGAACTCACACTGCTCGAGGACCACGTCCTGGTCCTGGGCTACGGCGAACTGACGGAACCGCTTCTGGACGAACTCGATACGACGACGGACGTGGTCGTCGTGACGCCCGAGGCCGACCTGGCAGCCACACTCGACGACCGGGCAGTGAACGTCCTGACGGCCGACCCGACCGACGAGGAACCGCTGCTCGACGCCCGCATCGACGCCGCGAGGGGCGTGGTCGTCGCCACCGACGACGACGCCCGGGACGCACTGGCGGTCGTCGCGGCCCGACAGGCCAACCCGGACGTACGGATCGTCGCGGCAGCAACCGACCAGCGACACGTCGACAAACTCGAAGCCGTCGGCGCCGACGTGGTCGTCAGCCCGGCGGTCATCGGGGGACGGCTCCTCGGTCGAACGGTTCTGGGGGAGCGCGGAGCGTCCCTCGATGGGCTCTTCGACGAGGGGGCGTCTGACGGGACCAGCGGGGAGTAG
- a CDS encoding universal stress protein, whose protein sequence is MYENILIPFDGSDEARKGAEHGIDLAAACGATVHALYVIDLPGAPRTVYIRDDEDEMRERYREYGEEVTGELCEMANAEGLDCTTVIRSGSPGEEIVDYAKAEGMGAIVLGSAYRGKLGALLGSTAEKVVRTSGVPVVTVREQMND, encoded by the coding sequence ATGTACGAGAACATCCTGATCCCGTTCGACGGCAGCGACGAGGCACGGAAAGGGGCCGAACATGGCATCGACCTCGCGGCCGCGTGTGGGGCGACGGTCCACGCGCTGTACGTCATCGATCTCCCGGGCGCACCACGGACGGTGTACATCAGGGACGACGAGGACGAGATGCGCGAACGCTATCGCGAGTACGGTGAGGAGGTGACGGGCGAACTGTGTGAGATGGCGAACGCGGAGGGCCTCGACTGCACGACGGTCATCCGGAGCGGCTCACCCGGCGAGGAGATCGTCGACTACGCGAAGGCAGAAGGCATGGGCGCGATCGTCCTCGGCAGCGCGTACCGGGGCAAACTCGGGGCACTCCTCGGCAGCACCGCCGAGAAGGTCGTCCGGACGTCCGGAGTGCCCGTGGTCACGGTTCGCGAGCAGATGAACGACTAG
- a CDS encoding BCCT family transporter produces the protein MATHGATGVERLVRAALLPVCAASGMVVVSGFFFPWIVGSVVTGRGWLAVALLFFGSGLAYLALLPLDDVAPDDERPGAPYLLRVRHVPWRHWASGFLARQDPVTFGVPVLVLLAFFVTRLAAPGTTTAAVAAVDGILFDDAAPLFLGAMFLAVLYCLFLLVGPWGAIKLGGPDAEPTYTYPTYFAMVFTAGIAAGIVFWGPAESLFHYGSPPPAADVAPRSAAAVVVAVSYALFHWGLSAWSAYLVVGLPIAYFTYRHGAPLRVSTILTPFLGVDGLDGTVAKLVDVLAIFATIGGVATSVAIVGRQFLAGVAFQWGVGFGGVGALLFVAGLVVIYSISAESGVQRGIRRIAGVNILLFALFSALLFAVGPRGFVLDSGVAALGRYATRFVPMSLQYGGDWAAEWTVWNWSWWFSWAPFAGLFLAALSKGRRVRTVVFTGVVATSAASVCWHLLLGGTALSLQHSGRADALAAVDAGGGSEAVAGFPVFAALPLSRLLMFLFLALIVVFIVTSADTSTLVVSILATERGHAPTTGSIVFWGVLQGVVAVAVLLVGGGESLQTAAVATGGPFAVLSLVSLLGLTRTFRRHERGHPTLLDRAAVVLADTPLGRLLSPGSDDQRER, from the coding sequence ATGGCGACACATGGCGCGACCGGCGTCGAGCGCCTCGTTCGTGCGGCGTTGCTGCCCGTGTGTGCGGCCTCGGGAATGGTCGTCGTCTCCGGATTTTTCTTCCCGTGGATCGTCGGTTCCGTCGTGACCGGCCGAGGGTGGCTCGCCGTCGCGCTTCTCTTTTTCGGGTCCGGGTTGGCCTACCTCGCGCTCCTCCCCCTCGACGACGTCGCGCCCGACGACGAGCGCCCCGGGGCTCCCTACCTCCTCCGGGTCCGGCACGTCCCCTGGCGACACTGGGCGAGCGGCTTTCTCGCCCGTCAGGACCCCGTCACGTTCGGCGTTCCGGTTCTCGTCCTCCTGGCTTTCTTCGTCACCCGACTCGCCGCTCCCGGAACGACGACCGCTGCCGTGGCTGCCGTCGACGGCATCCTCTTCGACGACGCCGCTCCACTCTTTCTCGGTGCGATGTTTCTGGCGGTCCTGTACTGTCTTTTCTTACTCGTGGGGCCGTGGGGGGCGATCAAACTCGGCGGCCCCGACGCGGAGCCGACCTACACCTATCCGACGTACTTCGCGATGGTTTTCACCGCCGGCATCGCCGCGGGCATCGTCTTCTGGGGCCCGGCCGAGTCACTCTTCCATTACGGCTCGCCGCCACCCGCGGCCGACGTCGCCCCTCGGTCCGCCGCCGCCGTCGTCGTCGCGGTGAGCTACGCCCTCTTTCACTGGGGACTCTCGGCTTGGAGTGCCTACCTCGTCGTCGGCCTGCCCATCGCCTACTTCACTTACCGGCACGGCGCCCCGCTTCGCGTGTCGACCATCCTGACGCCCTTCCTCGGGGTGGACGGCCTCGACGGAACCGTGGCGAAACTCGTCGACGTGCTCGCCATCTTCGCCACCATCGGCGGCGTCGCCACCTCCGTGGCCATCGTCGGCCGGCAGTTCCTGGCCGGCGTGGCGTTCCAGTGGGGCGTCGGCTTCGGCGGCGTCGGCGCCTTGCTGTTCGTCGCCGGCCTCGTCGTCATCTACAGCATCTCCGCCGAGAGCGGCGTCCAGCGGGGGATCCGGCGCATCGCCGGCGTCAACATCCTCCTCTTTGCCCTCTTTTCGGCCCTCCTGTTCGCCGTCGGTCCGCGGGGGTTCGTCCTCGACTCCGGGGTGGCCGCGCTCGGCCGCTACGCGACCCGGTTCGTCCCGATGAGCCTCCAGTACGGCGGCGACTGGGCCGCAGAGTGGACGGTCTGGAACTGGTCGTGGTGGTTCTCCTGGGCGCCCTTCGCCGGCCTCTTTCTCGCGGCACTCTCGAAGGGCCGCCGGGTACGGACCGTCGTGTTCACCGGCGTCGTCGCCACGTCGGCGGCCTCCGTCTGCTGGCACCTCCTCCTCGGTGGTACCGCCCTCTCGCTTCAGCACTCGGGGCGGGCGGACGCCCTCGCCGCCGTCGACGCCGGTGGCGGCTCCGAGGCCGTCGCGGGCTTTCCCGTCTTCGCGGCCCTGCCGCTCAGCCGACTCCTGATGTTCCTGTTTCTCGCGCTCATCGTCGTCTTCATCGTCACGTCGGCCGATACGTCGACGCTCGTCGTGTCGATCCTGGCGACCGAGCGGGGGCACGCTCCCACCACCGGAAGCATCGTCTTCTGGGGGGTGCTTCAGGGCGTCGTTGCCGTCGCCGTGTTGCTCGTCGGCGGCGGCGAGTCGTTACAGACCGCGGCAGTCGCGACCGGCGGCCCCTTCGCCGTCCTCTCGCTCGTGTCGCTTCTGGGGCTGACCCGGACCTTTCGCCGCCACGAACGGGGCCACCCGACGCTTCTGGACCGCGCGGCCGTCGTCCTCGCGGACACGCCGCTCGGTCGGCTCCTGTCGCCCGGGAGCGACGATCAACGGGAGCGGTAG